From Alloacidobacterium dinghuense:
AGACAATCTTTACTGACCAAGGAAGAATTCTGCACGGGAGTTTTGAAAAAGCCAGAGGCAACAGTCCAACAAACAGCGCAGACCGAGGAAAGCGAAAATGCCTAACTACAAGTACGGGGGCTTCTTCAACTGCCTGCCCGACGATAGCAACTTTGACACGCTATATTGGCCCGGTCAGTCAACTCCGTTCTCCGGAATCTATCGCTGCGCCGTGTGTGGCTTCGAAGCCGTGTCCACTAAGGGACACACATTGCCTCCAGAATCTAGCTGCACTCAACACTCTTCGAGATGGCCCACAGAACATGGCATTGTGCGCTGGAGGCTTACAGCAGCAGCCATCCATACCAAACGAAACGCCTAATAAATTTCAAACTGACCCACTACCTAAGACTCCACCGGTTCCACATAAAACATCTCATTTGTCTGCCGGAATCCATTGCTCTCGTAAAGTGGCCGTCCTTCATCCGTGGAGTGCAGCGAGACAACCCTAATTTTGCGGCGGCGCGCTTCTGCCAGAGCAAATTCGATAAGGTGGCTGGCAAGTTTGCGGCGACGATACTCGGGCTCAACGTAGACATTCAACAGATATCCTCGCTGAGTCGAATGAGGGTCGAGCGGATGCGGCGGCCAGTCCAGCAACAGCAGCCCCGCTCCGGCAACTACCTTGCCGCTGTCTTCTGTAAGCCATCCAAGGTATTTGCCCTCGTTCATCATACGTACTACCCAGGGTTCAAAGTGCTGCGACATTACCTGGAGCACAGGCGTGTCGCGGCGTCCAGCGTCTACAAACATGCGATGACGATGACGGGTAATTGTGGCGGCGTCGGCTGCGGTGGCTGTGCGCGTCTCAAGCATACGTGAGCAAGTATAAGACGATAGGATGATTCTCGGAGCATGCCCTCATCGAAACAAAGTTCGTTGCCGATCGTAACGGATGCCTTTCATCCAGGAATGCGCCTCGGAGTGGCAGTCTCGGGAGGTGCAGACTCAGTTGCTCTCCTGCGTCGCTTGGCTGAGATGCGGCTTGAACTGGGGCTCGTGTTGACGGTTTTGCATGTCCACCATGGAATTCGCGGTGCCGAGGCGGAAGCCGATGCGGTTTTTGTCGAACAGATGTCTCGCCAGCTTGAAATCCGGTTTATGCGGCACGATGTAAACACGATTGCTCACGCCGAAGCAGAGCAGGAAACGATCGAAGAGGCCGCGCGAAACCTCCGTTATGCCTGGTTCGAGGGATTGCTGGCTAGAGGCGAACTGGAAGCGGTTGCCACGGCACATACACTCGACGATCAGGCTGAGACCGTCCTGCTCAAGCTGCTGCGAGGAGCCTGGACAGAAGGCCTGGCGGGTATTTTCCCCAATGTCGAACGAAAAGGGGGTCTCATTCTGAGGCCGCTTCTCCGTACCCACCGATTTGAGATTGAGGCGTGGTTAAAGCAAATCGGCCAGTCCTGGCGCGAGGATTCAACCAACACGGATCATGCCTATACGCGCAATCGGGTCCGCCATCACCTGCTTCCGATTCTCGCTGAATACAACCCGCAAATCGTCGCGCATCTTGGTCATATGGCTTCGATTGCAAGGGACGAAGATGCCTACTGGCAGAAAGAGCTTGAACGCCTTTTGCCTTCCTTGTTGCTTCCGGGCAAAGCGGTGCGCGGAGGCGGCCGGGCCAACTCAACTCACCCCGATCAGGCTTCATTTGCCATCGAAGTGGAACGACTGCGCATCTTGCCTCTGGCCTCACGGCGGCGCGTGTTGCGGGCAGCCGCAGAACAAATCGGATGTTCGCTGAACTTTGACCAGACAGACCTTTTGCTCGCCATGTGCGAGAACAGGGCTGGGCGCCGGGAAACCTTGACGGCTCAAGTCCACGCAGAGCGCACACCGCGTGAGTTACGCCTAGTGCGCAAGGAAGGGGAGGGAAGTGCGAAGCAATTGCCGGCATACGAGGTTCCGATTCCCGGGGAAGTTGTGGCAGAGGCTTTTCGGTTGCGTCTGATCACAGACCTGAGCGGAAATTCGGTCGCCAGCACTCCTCCAGCGATATTGCGGGTGCACAAGCCGGGTGACCGAGTCCAACTACGCTATAGCGCTGGTCCCAAACGCATCAAAGAGGTATTTGAGCGTATGAAAGTACCCGTAGACCAGCGTCAGAATTGGCCCGTTTTAGAATGGCAGGGCGAAATTGTCTGGATTCGGGGAACGGAGGTCGAAAGCCATGCGGGGGGGACTGCCGGTCTTCGGATCGAGGTAGAGGAACTTCCTTAGGCCGCCTTTTCCGCCAGAAAACAATGATCCATGCTTCTTCACGGCGCGTAACTAGGAGTAGAATGAAGAATGCGCAATTAGACGCAAAAACGTGAGTGCGTACGCGCATCTTCTTTGAAGAAATGGCGTCTAATGCAGCAAAGCCGATGAAAACCCTGCGTGTGTCGCAGGGTCAGGTAATGGTTTCTTGCCATCATCGTTGTGCTGGCGCTAAAGAGAAACGAGGTTTAATTCGTGAATTCTACGGTCAAGACGATCATCTTTTGGGTATTTGTATTCGCATGCCTTGTGCTGCTCTGGCAGGTGTTTGAAAAGAGCACAGGTAGCGGCAAAGAGCAGGAGATCGCCTTCTCGCAGTTTCTGCAGGACGCCCAGCAAGGGCAGATCAGTGACGTGACCGTTCTCGGCGGCGAGGTGCATGGCCACTTCAAGAACGACAAGAGCCAGTTCCATGTCACCGTTCCGCCGAACTATCCGCACATTTACGACATTCTTGCCGACAACAAGGTTTCAATAACGGTAAAGGACCAAAACGGCAACTCCTGGCTCCCGATTCTGATTAATTTTTCGCCCGTCATCATCATCGGCGCACTGTGGTTCTTTATGTTGCGCCAGATGCAGAGCGGCGGTAATAAAGCGCTTTCCTTCGGTAAGAGCCGCGCGCGGCTGCTTTCAATGCAGCAGAAGAAAGTTACCTTTAAGGACGTAGCCGGCGTCGATGAGGCCAAGGAAGAACTGAAGGAGATTATCGAGTTCCTGCGGGAGGCACAGAAATTCCAGAAGCTCGGCGGGCGTATTCCAAAGGGTGTGCTTCTGGTCGGACCTCCGGGAACCGGCAAGACATTACTTGCGCGCGCCGTCGCTGGCGAAGCGAATGTCCCGTTCTTCTCCATCTCAGGTTCTGATTTTGTCGAGATGTTTGTAGGTGTGGGCGCGAGCCGCGTGCGCGACCTCTTCGAGCAGGGCAAAAAGAATGCTCCCTGCATCATCTTCATTGATGAAATCGACGCCGTGGGCCGTCACCGTGGCGCCGGCCTTGGCGGTGGACACGACGAGCGCGAGCAGACGCTGAACCAACTGCTGGTGGAAATGGATGGCTTCGAGTCAAACGACGGGGTCATTCTCGTTGCCGCAACCAACCGTCCTGATGTCCTTGATCCGGCTCTATTGCGTCCCGGCCGGTTCGATCGCCGAGTTGTAGTGGGCCGTCCCGATGTGCGCGGACGCGAAGAAGTGCTTCGTGTACACGCCAAGAAGGTCCCCCTATCCGAAGACGTCGATCTTCGCGTTCTGGCACGTGGCACACCGGGATTCAGCGGTGCTGACCTGGCCAACATGGTCAATGAAGCAGCTCTGAATGCGGCACGCGCAAACCGCAAGTCCGTCATGATGCTTGATTTCGAGCAAGCGAAGGACAAGGTTCTGATGGGCGCCGAGCGCAAGTCCATGCTGCTGACCGACGAAGAGAAGCGCGTTACGGCCTATCACGAAGCAGGGCATGCTATTGTCGCCGCAATGCGCGACCATGCTGATCCATTGCACAAGGTCACGATCATTCCGCGCGGTATGGCGCTGGGTGTGACCATGCAGCTGCCGGAAGACGACAAGCACACAGTCACGAAGGACTATCTTCAGACGCAGCTGGCCATACTGATGGGAGGCCGCATTGCCGAGGAGATCTTCCTGAAACAGATGACCACCGGCGCAGGCAACGATATCGAGCGCGCCTCGGATCTTGCTCGCAAGATGGTCTGCGAGTTCGGTATGAGCCGTCTCGGCCCTCTGACCTTCGGCAAAAAGGAAGAGCAGATCTTCCTGGGCCGCGAGATTGCGCAGCATCGCGACTTCTCGGAAGAGACGGCGCGGCAGATCGACGCTGAAGTTCGTAACTTTGTCGATGAAGCATACAAGGCTGCGTATGACCTTCTCAACAACAACCATGACACCATGCACCGCATGGCGCTTGCTTTGCTCGAACGCGAGACGATCGATGCGAATGAGATCCGAATGATCATTGAAGGCAAGGAATTGCCTCCGATGAAGTCGAATGGCGGCGGCGGTACTCCTGCTACGGGAGATGTCCAACAGGTGCTGAAACCGGAACCGAACCGTGGTGGAGGATTGCCGGAAGGCAGCCCCTCTCCCGCATAGTTCTTTGTAGCTCA
This genomic window contains:
- the tilS gene encoding tRNA lysidine(34) synthetase TilS gives rise to the protein MPSSKQSSLPIVTDAFHPGMRLGVAVSGGADSVALLRRLAEMRLELGLVLTVLHVHHGIRGAEAEADAVFVEQMSRQLEIRFMRHDVNTIAHAEAEQETIEEAARNLRYAWFEGLLARGELEAVATAHTLDDQAETVLLKLLRGAWTEGLAGIFPNVERKGGLILRPLLRTHRFEIEAWLKQIGQSWREDSTNTDHAYTRNRVRHHLLPILAEYNPQIVAHLGHMASIARDEDAYWQKELERLLPSLLLPGKAVRGGGRANSTHPDQASFAIEVERLRILPLASRRRVLRAAAEQIGCSLNFDQTDLLLAMCENRAGRRETLTAQVHAERTPRELRLVRKEGEGSAKQLPAYEVPIPGEVVAEAFRLRLITDLSGNSVASTPPAILRVHKPGDRVQLRYSAGPKRIKEVFERMKVPVDQRQNWPVLEWQGEIVWIRGTEVESHAGGTAGLRIEVEELP
- a CDS encoding GNAT family N-acetyltransferase; this encodes MLETRTATAADAATITRHRHRMFVDAGRRDTPVLQVMSQHFEPWVVRMMNEGKYLGWLTEDSGKVVAGAGLLLLDWPPHPLDPHSTQRGYLLNVYVEPEYRRRKLASHLIEFALAEARRRKIRVVSLHSTDEGRPLYESNGFRQTNEMFYVEPVES
- the ftsH gene encoding ATP-dependent zinc metalloprotease FtsH: MNSTVKTIIFWVFVFACLVLLWQVFEKSTGSGKEQEIAFSQFLQDAQQGQISDVTVLGGEVHGHFKNDKSQFHVTVPPNYPHIYDILADNKVSITVKDQNGNSWLPILINFSPVIIIGALWFFMLRQMQSGGNKALSFGKSRARLLSMQQKKVTFKDVAGVDEAKEELKEIIEFLREAQKFQKLGGRIPKGVLLVGPPGTGKTLLARAVAGEANVPFFSISGSDFVEMFVGVGASRVRDLFEQGKKNAPCIIFIDEIDAVGRHRGAGLGGGHDEREQTLNQLLVEMDGFESNDGVILVAATNRPDVLDPALLRPGRFDRRVVVGRPDVRGREEVLRVHAKKVPLSEDVDLRVLARGTPGFSGADLANMVNEAALNAARANRKSVMMLDFEQAKDKVLMGAERKSMLLTDEEKRVTAYHEAGHAIVAAMRDHADPLHKVTIIPRGMALGVTMQLPEDDKHTVTKDYLQTQLAILMGGRIAEEIFLKQMTTGAGNDIERASDLARKMVCEFGMSRLGPLTFGKKEEQIFLGREIAQHRDFSEETARQIDAEVRNFVDEAYKAAYDLLNNNHDTMHRMALALLERETIDANEIRMIIEGKELPPMKSNGGGGTPATGDVQQVLKPEPNRGGGLPEGSPSPA